CAGAGGGCATACCCAAGTTGATCGACTTCGGTATCGCCAAGCCCATCGGTCCTGGAGCGACCCGCGCCGGAATGCTGGAGACGCGCACCGGATGGACGCCGATGACCCCGGCCTACGCCAGCCCGGAACAAGTGCGCGGCCAGATCCTGACCACGGGGTCCGATGTCTTCTCCCTCGGAGTCCTCCTGTACCGGCTACTCACCGACCGCTCGCCGTACCCCGGCGTCGGGTCCGACTGGAGCTCCTTGGTGGAAGGAATCTGCCACCATGAACCACCGCTGCCGAGTCGACGCCTGCGCGATCTGAACCCCGAGGAAGCGCCGCCGGTGGCCGCCGCCCGATCGACGACGCCTACCGATCTGGCGCGCCGCGTCGCCGGGGATCTCGACAACATCACCCTCGAGGCGATGCGCAAGGAAGCCGGGCGACGCTACCCGTCGGCCCTGGCGCTAGCGGAAGATCTCGGTCGTCATCTCGACCAACTACCGGTGCTGGCGCGGCCCGCGACTCTCAGCTATCGAGCCGGAAAGTTCTTGCGCAGGAATCGAGCCGCCGTGGCGGTAGCGTCGGCCCTCGCCGTTCTCGCCGTGGTCTTCGTGGTGTCGCTGGTCCTCCTCAACGGGCGCCTCGACCGCCAACAGCGACTGGCCGAAGCTGGCCGCCAGGAAGCCCAAGAGATGCGCCTACGCAGCGACCAGGCGCTACGTGCCATGGTCGACTTTCTCTACGCCCCGCCCCAACAATCCACCGCCCTCGGCGACGATCTCGCCGAGGGCGAACTCGGTCGGACGGCAGCCGCGGCGGTCGGCGAGAGGCCCCGGCTGCGCGCCGCCCTGCTCGAGTCCGTCGCCCAGATCTATACCGGCATGGGTCACTACGATCGCGCCAGGCCCTTGGTGGACCATGCCGTCGGCCTGCGACGCGAAGCGCTGCCGGACGGTGCACCGGAGCTGGCCCGGGGTCTCGCCGAACTGGCCGAAGTCCTTCACTTCGAGGGCCGCTTGGAGGAGGCCGAGAGGGTCTATCTAGAGGCTCTCGCCCACATCGAGGGCCGCGATCCCATCGCCACGGCGAGGATTCTCAGCACCCTCGGATCGCTCTATCGCGAACGCGGCGAACTGGCCGCGGCCCGCCGTCACCATCGGCGGGCCACGGAGATCTTTGCCCAGGCCTTCGCTCCACCCCATCCGGAGCTCGCCCGCACGGCGATGCTCGAAGGGTTGCTGGCACGCGAGGCGGGCGATTGGAGTGCCGCGGAAGAACGGCTGGCGACGGCGCTCGAGATGCGCATCGAACTCTTCGGTGGGGAGCATCCGTTGGTCGCGGAGGCGCAGTCGAACCTCGCCTCGTTGGCCAACGATCGGGGCCGCTTCCGTGACGCCGTCGCTCTCTTGCAGCCGGCCGCCGCCCGAGCCGAGGCGACGCTCTTCAATGAGTATCCGCTGGTCAACGTCATCCTCAACAACCTCGCCTACGCACTCCACGGTTTGGGAGATCACGCGACCGCCGAGCGGACCTACCGCTACGCCCTCGCCAACTCGCTGCCGCGGTTGGGACGCTCACACCCGTTGGTGGCGACTCTCAAGGTCAACCTGGCAGCCCTTCTGCGGGACACCGACAGAAACGAAGAGGCCCTCGCCTTGGCGCTACAGGCGACGGAGATCCGAGAATCCGCCTTCGGCGGAGCCAGCAGCCCGCGATTCGCCGAAGCGCTGGCGCTCGTCGCCGACCTCCGCTTCGCCGCCGGAGAGCGGGCTGCCGCCGAAGCGGACTATCGCCGCGCCCTGCCGGCCGCCGGCTGGCGCCGGGCACCGGTCGCCGACCCGCGGCTCGGCCTCGCAGGCTTGCTCCTCGACCGCGGCGAATCCGCAGAGGCCGTGCGCCTGGTCCGCAGCGTCGTGGACGAACGCCGCCGCTGGCTCGCACCCGGCGACTGGCGCCTGGGCACGGCGGAAGCGGAGTTGGCCACAGCTCTCGCCGCCGCGGGCGAGAGATCCGCGGCCAGCGCCATGGCCGGGGATGCCGAGGGCCGACTCGCCGCCCTGCCCGCTACGGATCCACGGCGACGACGGGCAGACACCCTGATCGCCTCCGTTCGTCGCGATAACGCCGGTCTTCTCGCCCGGCTCGAATCCTTGCATCTTGGAGAAAGGCAACCGTGAAACGTCACATGACCTGGCTCGTCACTACCCTCGCCATCGCCGCCCTCGCGCCGCCTTCCGGGATCGCCGGCGCCAGCGCTTCGTCGGTCACCCTGCGCTGTCCCAGCGGTCTCGCTCTGTCCGGGAATCACCTCTACTTCAGCGAGTCCGGCGGCCATTCGGTGCGCCGGATCGACCTGGACAGCGGCGAAGTGACGTTGATCGCGGGCACCGGAAGCCAAGGGCTCGCCGGCGATGGCGGACCCGCGACCGCGGCGAACCTCGCGGGTCCGATGGGGCTCGCACTAACCCGCGATGGTGGCTTGATCATCGCGGACCAGGGCAACGATCGGATTCGGCGTGTCGATCTTGAGAGCGGCACGATCCGAACAGTCGTCGGCGGCGGCCAGGGCGAAGTCGACGGACCGGCCCTCGAGATGGCCCTCGCCGGCCCCTACGATGTCGCCATCGATCCCCGTGGCGACCTGCTGATCGCCGACACCAACCACGATCGCATCCTGCGGGTCGACGGCGAGTCCGGGATGACCCGGATCTTCGCCGGAACCGGTGAACGCGACTTCGCGGGCGACGGTGGCCCGGCGAAGGAGGCCCATCTGCGCCG
The sequence above is a segment of the Acidobacteriota bacterium genome. Coding sequences within it:
- a CDS encoding serine/threonine-protein kinase, which translates into the protein MNDSITQGRWLAVDRWLDRALELPDAERSQWLRRNCPDDAVRFEVAEILAADRAVRTDFLQSTGGTTPFRPEDWTGRLVGPYRLAGLIGRGSSGAVFLARRSDREFERDVAIKILLDDRPELRLRLRAERQILAQLVHPWIARLYDGGTIQEGLPYLVMEHVDGEPIDRYCNRRKLAIAPRLRLFAKVCEAVHHAHQNLLVHRDLKPSNVLVTPEGIPKLIDFGIAKPIGPGATRAGMLETRTGWTPMTPAYASPEQVRGQILTTGSDVFSLGVLLYRLLTDRSPYPGVGSDWSSLVEGICHHEPPLPSRRLRDLNPEEAPPVAAARSTTPTDLARRVAGDLDNITLEAMRKEAGRRYPSALALAEDLGRHLDQLPVLARPATLSYRAGKFLRRNRAAVAVASALAVLAVVFVVSLVLLNGRLDRQQRLAEAGRQEAQEMRLRSDQALRAMVDFLYAPPQQSTALGDDLAEGELGRTAAAAVGERPRLRAALLESVAQIYTGMGHYDRARPLVDHAVGLRREALPDGAPELARGLAELAEVLHFEGRLEEAERVYLEALAHIEGRDPIATARILSTLGSLYRERGELAAARRHHRRATEIFAQAFAPPHPELARTAMLEGLLAREAGDWSAAEERLATALEMRIELFGGEHPLVAEAQSNLASLANDRGRFRDAVALLQPAAARAEATLFNEYPLVNVILNNLAYALHGLGDHATAERTYRYALANSLPRLGRSHPLVATLKVNLAALLRDTDRNEEALALALQATEIRESAFGGASSPRFAEALALVADLRFAAGERAAAEADYRRALPAAGWRRAPVADPRLGLAGLLLDRGESAEAVRLVRSVVDERRRWLAPGDWRLGTAEAELATALAAAGERSAASAMAGDAEGRLAALPATDPRRRRADTLIASVRRDNAGLLARLESLHLGERQP